A single genomic interval of Anopheles darlingi chromosome X, idAnoDarlMG_H_01, whole genome shotgun sequence harbors:
- the LOC125955879 gene encoding uncharacterized protein LOC125955879: MIGFKLLTVAACLAAGSMVAAQDYQEYRQAPLRIGTKAEEPKPTPVPILKQINRHNEDGSYTYGYEGADGSFKIETKLATGEVKGKYGYVDENGKVKVVEYGANKYGFQPSGEGITVPPPTLVDETTDKNGALLEGGDGGDDNLPLQRPHQHKQHRPSGASKPRFQEVHPQPQRQPQQPQYYDYDEPQQQQQPQEPRYQQQQQQPAPQYVQRSQFGAQPATGLGPVPARPLHVPNAVPVDVVYSPKQLPARPDTEYRNVQGPHTFPSAHPAPASANTIRFSQPSFAPAPPSAPQHHHHKSAQAPAFGPAPIPQPAVYQPRPAQGRSTSVLDQLAKDYALPQGGAAPLHDITFGYY, translated from the exons CTCACCGTCGCCGCCTGCCTGGCCGCGGGGTCGATGGTCGCTGCCCAGGACTACCAGGAGTACCGGCAGGCACCACTGCGGATCGGCACGAAGGCCGAGGAGCCGAAACCAACGCCGGTTCCGATTCTCAAACAGATCAACAG ACACAACGAGGATGGTTCGTACACGTACGGGTACGAGGGTGCGGACGGTTCGTTCAAGATCGAGACGAAGCTGGCGACCGGTGAGGTGAAGGGCAAGTACGGTTACGTCGACGAGAACGGCAAGGTGAAGGTGGTCGAGTACGGTGCGAACAAGTATGGGTTCCAGCCATCGGGCGAAGGCATCACCGTTCCACCCCCGACGCTGGTCGACGAAACGACGGACAAGAACGGAGCGCTGCTGGAgggtggtgacggtggggATGACAATCTGCCTCTCCAGCGCCCCcaccagcacaagcagcaTCGCCCGAGCGGCGCTTCGAAGCCGCGCTTCCAGGAGGTGCACCCTCAACCCCAACGTCAACCCCAGCAACCCCAATACTACGACTACGATGaaccccagcaacagcagcagccacaggaacctcgctaccagcagcagcagcagcaaccggcccCCCAGTACGTCCAGCGGTCACAGTTCGGAGcgcaaccggccaccggtctCGGTCCGGTCCCAGCCCGGCCCCTCCACGTACCGAACGCCGTCCCGGTCGATGTCGTGTACTCGCCGAAGCAGCTCCCGGCACGCCCCGACACCGAGTACCGTAACGTGCAGGGACCGCACACCTTCCCCTCAGCACACCCGGCCCCCGCATCCGCCAACACGATccggttctcccagccctccttcgcaccagcaccaccgtcggccccgcaacaccaccaccacaagtcCGCCCAA GCCCCGGCATTCGGACCGGCCCCGATCCCGCAACCGGCCGTCTACCAGCCCCGACCGGCTCAGGGACGCAGCACGAGCGTTCTCGATCAGCTGGCCAAGGATTACGCGCTGCCGCAGGGTGGTGCCGCACCCCTGCACGACATCACCTTTGGCTACTACTGa